The genomic DNA CGGTCAGAGCGACCTCGACCTCGACCGTCGGATTACCCCGAGAGTCGAGAATCTCGCGGGCTCCGACCTGTTCGATGATTGGCACTTGGGTCTCCCTTTGGCGTCACGGACTCGTGCGAACGCCCATCAGCCTAAACGGTGCCAGGGTGTGAAGTGCGTCAGCTACCGGTAGCTATTCGCAGACCTATCTCTGATGCCCGTTCGCGTACGCCGTCGCCCAGTCCCGCACCGCGCGGGCGTAGTCGTCGGACAGGTTGTAGGCGTACAGCGCGTCCATCCAGCCGTGCGGGCTGGACAGATCCTTGCCGCGGTAGCAGAGATAACCCGCCGCCGACAGCGCGGCGTCGTCGATGTTGTCGGGGCTGGCGAACCCGGTGTTGTTGGCGTCGACGCCGTACAACCGCCAGGTGTCCGGGATGAACTGCATCGGCCCCATCGCGCGGTCGACGGCGTCGTCGCTGTCCATACCGCCGGAGTCGGTGTCCGGAATCCGCAGGTTGTTCATGGTGCCGTCGAGTGGCACGCCGCGAATCGGGGGCGTGACGTCACCGTTCGGGGCGATGGTCGCGCCACGGTAGGTGCCGTGGTGACTTTCGACCATGCCGATGCCGGCCAGGGTCGTCCACGCGATGTGGCACTTCGGGTTCTCGACCTCGGCCACGCGCGCGGCGTACCCGTAGGCCTCCAGGGCCATGACCGGAATGCCGAGAGGTGGGGCCAGATGCTCGGCCCAGTCATGCAGCTGGTCCGCGCCCCGCCCCTTCACGTGGGTGTTGATCGGGGGCACGGCGGGCCCGGGCGGCGGCGGTACTCCGCGCAGGTAACCGGGTTGAAATGAGCAGCTCGAGGCCATCAGGAGCGCCGTCGCGGCGACAACAGCGCTCGCCCGCAGCCATCGCGCTCGCAACACCGGTACTCCCCTATACCCAGAGATTTCGACGGATTCGTCGTCCCGTCATCGTCGCATGCCGGGCTGAGTGCGCCCCGAAGCGCAAGCTTTCCGGCACGGAGGTACGACGGTCGCTCATCCGCTGATAAGGTTGGCTTGCCTTCCTTTGGCAAGGCAAACCTGTGTTGCCGTTTAGTCTATCTAAGGATTGCGGATGACCACCACTTTCGCGGTCTCGACATCGCTGGTCGCCGCCGGCCCCGGCGTCTCCTCACAGCTATTTGGCAGCTTGCTGATCGGGCTTCGCGAAGGCCTGGAAACTGCGATCGTCGTCACCATCCTCATCGCCTTCCTCGTGAAGTCCGACCGCCGCGACGCCCTCAAATGGGTCTGGCTCGGCGTCGCCGCCGCCATCGCGATGACCATCGGCGTGTTCCTCTCCATCCAGCTCAGCGAGAACACCATCTCCGGCCTGGCGGCCGAGGCCATCGCCGGCGTCGCCTCCCTGGTGGCGGTGATCATCGTGACGACCATGGTGCTGTGGATGCGCAAAGCCGCCGCCACCATCTCCGGCGAGCTGCGCAGCGACATGGCGCGCGCCCTGGAGACCGGCGGCATGGCCGTTGCCACGCTCGCGTTCCTGGCCGTCGGCCGCGAGGGCGTCGAAACGGCCCTGTTCATGGTCGGCTACGCCAACGCGTCCACCGCATGGCCGCTGGCCGGACTCGTGATCGGCCTGCTCATCGCCGTCGTCGTCGCGTACGGCATGTACGCCGGCGCGGTACGGATCAACCTGGCCAAGTTCTTCAAATACACCGGCGCGTTCCTCGTCGTCGTCGCCGCGGGCATCCTGTCGTACGCCGTCCACGCGCTGCAGACCGTCGGCTGGCTGCCCGGCCTGGGCGCCAAGGCCTTCGACATGACGGGCGCCTTCAACTGGTCGTCGTGGTACGGCCAGGTGATCCAGGGCGTCTTCAACATCAGCCCCGCCCCCTCGATCCTGCAGTTCGTCTGCTGGCTGGCCTACCTTCTGGTCGTCCTGACGCTGTTCCTGCGACCTGTCGCAGCCAAACCCGCCCCTGCTGCCACCCTCGAAAGGTCCGCTAAGTGAAACTCGCTGCCCTCAACGTCAAGACCGGCGTGGCCGCCTCGGCGGCCCTGCTCGCCGGCCTGACCGCGGTCTCCGCGTGCACCTCCAAGTCGGACGAGAACAAGTCCGCCTCCGGCGAGATCACCGTGACCGCCTCCGACGACGCCTGCAAGCTGTCGGCGACGTCCGCCAAGACGGGCACCAGCACCTTCGTCGTCACCAACAACGGCACCAAGGTCACCGAGTTCTACGTGTACGGCCCCGGCGACAAGGTCATGGGTGAGATCGAGAACGTCTCTCCCGGCCTGCAGCGCAAGCTGATCGTGCAGCTGCCCGAAGCCGGCACCTACAAGACCGCGTGCAAGCCCGGCATGGTCGGCGACGGCATCCGCGGCGACTTCACCGTCACCGGCGACACCGTCAAGATCGACGACACCGGCAAGTTCAAGGACGCCGCGGACTTCTACAAGAAGTACGTCGTCGAGCAGACCACCGCCCTGGTGCCCGCCACCGAGGCGTTCGCCGCCGCCGTGAAGAAGGGTGACGTCGCCGGCGCCAAGGCGCAGTACCCGAAGGCGCGCACCTTCTACGAGCGCATCGAGCCCGTCGCCGAGTCGTTCCCGGACGATCTGGACCCCCGGATCGACCTGCGCGAAGCCGACGTCAAGCCGGGCGACAAGTGGACCGGCTTCCATGTCCTGGAGAAGCAGCTGTGGGTCACCGGGCTGCAGCCAGACGCGGGCGCCCTCGCCGACCAGCTGGTCGCCGACGTCAAGGAGCTCGAGGCCGGCGTCAAGGATCCGAAGTGGACCATCGACTCCACCAAGATCGCCGGTGGCGCGCAGGAACTGCTGGACGAGATCGCCAAGACCAAGATCACCGGCGAAGAAGACATCTTCAGCCACACCGACCTGTGGGACATCCAGGCCAACATCGAGGGCTCGCGCACCGCGGTCGGCTCGGTGGACCCCATCCTCGACGAGCGCAACCCGCAGCTGGGCAAGGACGTCGACGCGGCCTTCGAGAATGTCCAGAAGCTGCTGGACAAGTGGCGCCAGGGCGACGGCTTCATCTCGTACGACAAGGTGACCGAGCCTGAGCGGCAAGAACTTTCGCGCGCCGTCGACGCCTTGAGCAAGGAGGTCAGCGAGGTGCAGGGTGTCGTCGCCAAGCAGTGAGCCCCAGCCGGCGACCACTGAGCCGACCGTGACCGAGTCCGGTGGGCTCAGCCGGCGCAAGCTCTTCGGCGCGGCCGGGGTGACGGCCGCCGTCGTCGGCGCCGCCGCCACCGGCGCGCTGGCCGGCCGCTCCTCCGCGGCCGTCGTCGACAACAGCCTGCGCAACCCGGTGCCGTTCCGCGGCACCCACCAGGCGGGCATCGTCACCGCCGCGCAGGACCGGATGCATTTCGCCACCTTCGACGTCACGACGGACAAGAAGTCCGACGTCGTGGCGATGCTGAAGAAGTGGACGGAGATGGCCGAGCGCATGACGCTCGGCGAGGAGGCCGTCGCACACGGCGCCGTCGGGCTCAATCCGTACGCCCCGCCGGCCGATACCGGTGAGGCCCTTGGGCTTTCGCCTTCCGCGCTGACCCTGACCATCGGTTTCGGCCCGACGTTCTTCCGCAAGGACGGCAAGGACCGGTTCGGCATCGATGGGCAGCGGCCCGCGCACCTGGTCGACCTGCCCAAGTTCCGCAACGAGACGCTCGACCCCAAGCGCTGCGGCGGTGACATCGTCGTGCAGGCCTGCGCCAACGACCCACAGGTCGCGGTGCACGCCATCCGCAACCTGGCCCGCGTCGGGTTCGGCACCGTCGCCGTGCGGTACTCGCAACTCGGGTTCGGCCGCAC from Mycolicibacterium phocaicum includes the following:
- the efeB gene encoding iron uptake transporter deferrochelatase/peroxidase subunit; translation: MTESGGLSRRKLFGAAGVTAAVVGAAATGALAGRSSAAVVDNSLRNPVPFRGTHQAGIVTAAQDRMHFATFDVTTDKKSDVVAMLKKWTEMAERMTLGEEAVAHGAVGLNPYAPPADTGEALGLSPSALTLTIGFGPTFFRKDGKDRFGIDGQRPAHLVDLPKFRNETLDPKRCGGDIVVQACANDPQVAVHAIRNLARVGFGTVAVRYSQLGFGRTSSTTVTQSTPRNLFGFKDGTNNLKAEDTSAIDQHVWVGAGDGPAWMTGGAYLISRRIRMLIESWDRTVLAEQERVIGRQKGNGAPNGYTDEFTPLDFESKGADGAPLIDVDSHVRLASPEANKGAKILRRGYNFTDGSDGFGHLDAGLFFIAFVRNPAESFIPMQKSLSDNDALNEYITHTGSGIFACPPGVRDGSSDYWGSTLLG
- a CDS encoding lytic transglycosylase domain-containing protein; protein product: MLRARWLRASAVVAATALLMASSCSFQPGYLRGVPPPPGPAVPPINTHVKGRGADQLHDWAEHLAPPLGIPVMALEAYGYAARVAEVENPKCHIAWTTLAGIGMVESHHGTYRGATIAPNGDVTPPIRGVPLDGTMNNLRIPDTDSGGMDSDDAVDRAMGPMQFIPDTWRLYGVDANNTGFASPDNIDDAALSAAGYLCYRGKDLSSPHGWMDALYAYNLSDDYARAVRDWATAYANGHQR
- the efeU gene encoding iron uptake transporter permease EfeU, whose amino-acid sequence is MTTTFAVSTSLVAAGPGVSSQLFGSLLIGLREGLETAIVVTILIAFLVKSDRRDALKWVWLGVAAAIAMTIGVFLSIQLSENTISGLAAEAIAGVASLVAVIIVTTMVLWMRKAAATISGELRSDMARALETGGMAVATLAFLAVGREGVETALFMVGYANASTAWPLAGLVIGLLIAVVVAYGMYAGAVRINLAKFFKYTGAFLVVVAAGILSYAVHALQTVGWLPGLGAKAFDMTGAFNWSSWYGQVIQGVFNISPAPSILQFVCWLAYLLVVLTLFLRPVAAKPAPAATLERSAK
- the efeO gene encoding iron uptake system protein EfeO, yielding MKLAALNVKTGVAASAALLAGLTAVSACTSKSDENKSASGEITVTASDDACKLSATSAKTGTSTFVVTNNGTKVTEFYVYGPGDKVMGEIENVSPGLQRKLIVQLPEAGTYKTACKPGMVGDGIRGDFTVTGDTVKIDDTGKFKDAADFYKKYVVEQTTALVPATEAFAAAVKKGDVAGAKAQYPKARTFYERIEPVAESFPDDLDPRIDLREADVKPGDKWTGFHVLEKQLWVTGLQPDAGALADQLVADVKELEAGVKDPKWTIDSTKIAGGAQELLDEIAKTKITGEEDIFSHTDLWDIQANIEGSRTAVGSVDPILDERNPQLGKDVDAAFENVQKLLDKWRQGDGFISYDKVTEPERQELSRAVDALSKEVSEVQGVVAKQ